The nucleotide sequence CCCCGCCCCCGACCCCCCGGGGAAAGGAATGTGACACCCATGGCGGCAACTGTCACAGTCTCCGGCCGGACGGACCCCGGCCTCCTGATATCGCTGGACCCCCTGCTGCGCGAGTGGCTGCCGCGGCAGCGCTGGTTCGCCGGCAAAGGGCGCCCCATCAGCGGGTTCTCGCTGGTGGCGGCCACCGAACTGCTGCCCGTCGGCACCCGCCCCGGGCTGTACCACCTGCTGGTGCGCGCCCGGCAGCAGGCCGGGCCGGGCGACTGCTACCAGCTCCTGATCGGCGTCCGCACGGCCCTCCCGCCCCGGCTGGCACCCGCCCTGATCGGGCATGTGACCCAGGGGCCGCTGGCCGGGCGGACCGTCTTCGACGCCCTGTACGACAGCCGGCCCGCCGAAGTGCTCCTGGAGGCCCTGCGCACCGGGGCCCGGATCGGCGGGCTGCGCTGCGAGCGGGACCCCGGGCAGGAGATCCGGTCGGGACTGGTCCCGCGCCGGCTGACGGGCGAGCAGTCGAACTCGTCCGTCATCTATGGAGATACGTTCATTCTCAAGCTGCTGCGGCGGGTCGTGCCCGGCGTCAACCCGGATCTGGAGCTGCCGCTGGCGCTCGCCCGCGAGGGCTGCGCCCGGGTGCCCGCGCCGACCGCGTGGATGTACGGGGACCCCGGTGAGGGCGAGACCGAGCCCTATGTCCTGGCCGTGCTCCAGCCCTATGTGCAGGGCGCGGCGGACGGCTGGGAGCTGGCCCTGCGGGAGATGGCCAAGGGCGAGGACTTCGCCGCCGAGGCACGCGCGCTGGGGCGGGCCACCGCCGAGGTGCACGGGGCATTGGCCCGGGCCCTGCCCACGGCGACCCTGGGCCAGGCGCAGATACGGCCGATGGTGCACGGCATGACCGAGCGGCTCGACGCGGCCGCGCAGGCGGTACCCGCGCTGCGCCCCTACGCGCCGGCCCTGCGCACGGCCTTCACCGCCCTGGCCGACCTGGCGGCGGAGGGGCACACCTGGACCGCCCAGCGGATCCACGGCGACCTGCACCTGGGGCAGTGCCTGCGGTCGGCCTCCGGGCAGTGGTCGCTGATCGACTTCGAGGGGGAGCCGGCCCGGCCGCTGGCCGAGCGGCGGATGCCGCAGCCGGCCGTACGGGACGTGGCCGGCATGCTGCGGTCCTTCGACTACGCCGCCCACTCGGCCGACCCCGCCTCCCCGGCCTGGGCACGGACCTGCCGGGCGGCCTACTGTTCCGGGTACGCCGAGGTGGCCGGCGCCGATCCGCGCACCGACCCCGTGCTGTTGCGGGCCCACGAGACGGACAAGGCGGTCTACGAGGTCGTCTACGAGGCCCGGCACCGGCCCGACTGGCTGCCCGTGCCCCTGTCCGCGATACACCGTCTCGCCGCCCCCGACCTGCCTTGAGGAGGCTCCGCACGTGACGTCCGGCAAGAAGAAGGCCACCGCGAAGAAGAAGGACGCCGCGAAGAAGGCGGCGACCCGGAAGGCCGCGGCCCAGCAGGCGGCCGACGGCAGGACGACGGGCGGGAAGGCGAAGGCGGCGGGCGGAAAGGCGAAGGCCGGGAAGCCGAAGGCCGGGAAGCCGGCGAGGGAGACGGCGGTGGCCGCGGCCGCCACGGACCGAGCGGCCGCGCAGCGCACCGCCGAGGAGCCGGAAGGGCACCCCATGGACACCACCGGAACCCCGCCCACGGACCCCGCCGGCACCCCCCGGGCGGCGGTCGACCCGGCCGCGGGGGCCGCCGACCGGGAGCGTCTGCTGCACGGGACCCATCACGACCCGCACTCCGTGCTGGGCGCGCATCCGGTGCCCGGAGGGGTCGTCTTCCGGGCGCTGCGCCCGTACGCGCGGTCCGTGACGGTGCTGGCCGGGGACCTGCGCGCCGACCTGCACGACGACGGCGACGGCTTCTTCTCCGCCCTGCTGCCCCTGACGGAGGTCCCGGCCCACCGGTTCGTGGTGACCTACGAGGACGCGACCGTGGAGACGGAGGACGCCTACCGCTTCCTGCCCACCCTGGGCGACCTGGACCTGCACCTGATCGGCGAGGGCCGGCACGAGCAGCTGTGGACGGTGCTGGGCGCGCATCCGGTGACCCACGAGGGCGTGAGCGGCACCTCGTTCTCCGTCTGGGCGCCGAACGCGCGCGGAGTGCGGGTGGTCGGCGGCTTCAACTTCTGGGACGGCACGGCGTACCCGATGCGGTCGCTCGGCTCGTCCGGGGTGTGGGAGCTGTTCGTGCCCGGGGTCGGGGAGGGCGAGCTGTACAAGTTCGACATCACCCGCCCCGACGGTTCGCACACCCTGCGCGCGGACCCGCTGGCCAGGCGTACGGAGGTCCCGCCGGCGACCTCGTCGATCGTGCACGCCTCGCACCACGAGTGGGACGACGGGGAGTGGCTGGCCCGGCGGGCCGAGATACCCGTCCACGAGGCGCCGTTCTCCGTCTACGAGGTCCACCTCGCTTCCTGGCGACCGGGGTTGACGTACCGTCAGCTGGCGGAGCAGCTGCCCGCCTACGTCGGCGACCTGGGCTTCACCCATGTGGAGCTGATGCCGGTCGCCGAGCACCCCTTCGGCGGCTCGTGGGGCTACCAGGTCACCGGTTTCTACGCGCCGACCGCCCGGCTCGGCACGCCCGACGACTTCAAGTTCCTGGTGGACGCGCTGCACCGGGCCGGCATCGGCGTCCTGATGGACTGGGTGCCGGCGCACTTCCCGCGCGACGAGTGGGCGCTCGCCGAGTTCGACGGGCGTCCGCTGTACGAGCACGAGGACCCGCTGCGCGCCGCCCATCCCGACTGGGGGACGCTGGAGTTCGACTTCGGGCGGCGCGAGGTGCGCAACTTCCTGGTGGCCAACGCGACGTACTGGTGCGAGGAGTTCCACATCGACGGGCTGCGGGTGGACGCCGTCGCCTCGATGCTCTACCTCGACTACTCGCGCGAGCCCGGCCAGTGGACCCCGAACGAGCACGGGGGCCGGGAGAACCTGGACGCGGTGGCGTTCCTCCAGGAGATGAACGCGACGGTCTACCGCCGCAACCCCGGGGTCGTCACCGTCGCGGAGGAGTCCACGGCCTGGGACGGGGTCACGCGGGCCACGCACCACGCGGGTCCGAGCGGCTTCGGCGGGCTCGGGTTCGGGCTGAAGTGGAACATGGGCTGGATGCACGACTCGCTGGAGTACATGAGCCACGAGCCGGTGCACCGCAGGTACCACCACCACGAGATGACCTTCTCGATGGTGTACGCGTACAGCGAGAACTACGTGCTGCCCATCTCGCACGACGAGGTGGTGCACGGGAAGCGTTCGCTGGTGTCGAAGATGCCCGGTGACTGGTGGCAGCAGCGGGCCGGGCTGCGGGCGTACCTGGCGTACATGTGGGCCCATCCGGGCAAGCAGCTCCTCTTCATGGGCCAGGAGTTCGCCCAGGGCGCCGAGTGGTCCGAGGCGCACGGCCCCGACTGGTGGCTGCTGGATCCGGCGTACGGCGCCGAGGCGGACCACCGGGGGGTGCGGGACCTGGTCCGCGACCTCAACACGGTCTACCGGGCGGCTCCGGCGCTGTGGCAGCGGGACACCGACCCCGCCGGATTCCAGTGGGTGGTGGGGGACGCGGCCGAGGACAACGTCTTCGCCTTCCTGCGCTACGACGCCGACGGCGCCCCGCTGCTGTGCGTCTCCAACCTCTCCCCCGTCGTCCGCCACGACTACCGCCTGGGCATACCCGACGACGTCCCCGCCTGGCACGAGGTCCTCAACACCGACGCCGAGCGGTACGGCGGCAGCGGTGTGGCCCACGCCGACCCGGTGAAGCCGGAGCCGCAGGGCCTGCACGGCCGGCCGGCGAGCGTCCGGCTGACGCTGCCCCCGCTGGCCACGGTCTGGCTCCGTCCGGCCTGAGCCCCGCGGGACCGCGGGGCCGGCGCCATGCCCGCCCCGCGGACTTCCGCCGGCTTCCCTCAGGCCTCTTCCAGGGCCGCGGCCAGTGCCTTCGGCAGGGGCCTGCTGTGCAGCACCGCCAGCCGCTGGGTCGCCCGGGTCAGCGCCACGTACAGGTCGCTGGTGCCGTACCGGGCGGGTTCCACCACCAGCACCGAGTCGAACTCCAGGCCCTTGGACTGGCGCGGGTCGAGCAGGACGACGTTGCGGGTCAGGTCCGGCTCGGCGCCCGCGGTGACCCCGTCCAGCCGGGCCGCCAGCCTGCGGTGCAGGTCGCGCGGGGCGATGACGGCGAGCCGGCCCTCGGCGGGGGTCAGCTCCGCGACGGCCTCGGCGACCGCCGCGGGCAGGTCGCCGGTGGCGCGGGCCCAGGGCCGCACCCCCGTCGACCGCACCGAGCTCGGCGGCTCGAAACCGGGGTGCTCCGCGCGGACCACCGCGGCGGCCACGTCCATGATCTCGGCCGGGGTGCGGTAGTTGACGCCCAGCCGGGTGTGCTCCCAGCGGTCCTCGACGTACGGCCGCAGGATCGCGTCCCAGGAGCCGACGCCGGCCGCCTCTGCCGTCTGCGCCGGGTCGCCGACCAGGGTCATCGAGCGGGTCGGGCTGCGCCGCATGAGCAGCCGCCACGCCATCGGCGACAGCTCCTGCGCCTCGTCGACGATGATGTGCCCGAACGCCCAGGTGCGGTCGGCGGCCGCGCGTTCGGCGGCGCTGCGGTGGTCGTCCTCCTCGTGGCGTTCGGCGAAGCGTTCGGCGTCGATGATGTCGTGCGCGGACAGGACCTCGGAGTCCTCCTCGTCCTTGTCGTCGAACTCGTAGGTGCGTGAGGCGTAGGAGACGTCCAGCACGCCCTGCGCGTAGGCGACCTGCGTCTCGCGCTCGCGCTCCGCGCGGGCCCGCGCCACCCGGTCGTCCTCGCCGAGCAGCTCGGCCGCCTCGTCGAGCAGCGGGACGTCCGCCACCGTCCACGCGCGGGTCACCGGCCGGCGGACGGCGGCCGCGTCGTCGTCGGAGACGTAGCCCACGGGGTCGGCGAGGAAGTCGGCGACCAGGCGCTGCGGGGTCAGCCGGGGCCACAGCTGGTCGATGGCGGCCCAGACCTCGGGGTTCTCGGCGAGTTCGTCGCGGATCTGGGTGATGTCACTCGGGTCGAGGAGGTTGGAACCGTCGTAGGGGTCGGTGCCGATGCGTTCGGCGACCATGTCGGTGAGCGTGTTGAGGATGTGCCCCTCGAAGATCTCGCGGGCCGCGTTGTGCGGCAGCCGGGCGGCGCGGGTGCGCTCGCGGGCCATGTTCACCAGGCCGTCGTCCAGCATCAGGATCTCGCGGTCGTGGGCGATCGCGATCACCGGATCGGGCAGCGCCTGCCAGTCGCGTACGACCTCCGCGAGGACGTCCGCCATGTCGGCGCGGCCCTTCACGGCAGCCGCCGCACGGGTGTCGGTGGCCGTCGCCTTCACGCCGGGGAAGAGTTCACCGACCGTGGCCAGCAGCACGCCGGTCTCGCCCAGCGCGGGCAGCACCTCGCCGATGTAGCCGAGGAAGGCGGGGTTGGGGCCGACGATCAGCACGGCCCGCTTGGCCAGGAGTTCGCGGTGTTCGTAGAGCAGGTAGGCGGCGCGGTGCAGGGCGACGGCCGTCTTGCCGGTGCCGGGGCCGCCCTCGACCACGAGGACCCCGCGGTGGGGAGCCCG is from Streptomyces asoensis and encodes:
- the glgB gene encoding 1,4-alpha-glucan branching enzyme; protein product: MDTTGTPPTDPAGTPRAAVDPAAGAADRERLLHGTHHDPHSVLGAHPVPGGVVFRALRPYARSVTVLAGDLRADLHDDGDGFFSALLPLTEVPAHRFVVTYEDATVETEDAYRFLPTLGDLDLHLIGEGRHEQLWTVLGAHPVTHEGVSGTSFSVWAPNARGVRVVGGFNFWDGTAYPMRSLGSSGVWELFVPGVGEGELYKFDITRPDGSHTLRADPLARRTEVPPATSSIVHASHHEWDDGEWLARRAEIPVHEAPFSVYEVHLASWRPGLTYRQLAEQLPAYVGDLGFTHVELMPVAEHPFGGSWGYQVTGFYAPTARLGTPDDFKFLVDALHRAGIGVLMDWVPAHFPRDEWALAEFDGRPLYEHEDPLRAAHPDWGTLEFDFGRREVRNFLVANATYWCEEFHIDGLRVDAVASMLYLDYSREPGQWTPNEHGGRENLDAVAFLQEMNATVYRRNPGVVTVAEESTAWDGVTRATHHAGPSGFGGLGFGLKWNMGWMHDSLEYMSHEPVHRRYHHHEMTFSMVYAYSENYVLPISHDEVVHGKRSLVSKMPGDWWQQRAGLRAYLAYMWAHPGKQLLFMGQEFAQGAEWSEAHGPDWWLLDPAYGAEADHRGVRDLVRDLNTVYRAAPALWQRDTDPAGFQWVVGDAAEDNVFAFLRYDADGAPLLCVSNLSPVVRHDYRLGIPDDVPAWHEVLNTDAERYGGSGVAHADPVKPEPQGLHGRPASVRLTLPPLATVWLRPA
- a CDS encoding HelD family protein, with the translated sequence MRAGVELSNADFPDSELRSEQEFIDGLYARVDALRGDTEGAVTDALAQGNTPMQARLERDILVAERSGLLAALNAVDGSLCFGRIDLTSGTRHHIGRIGLRADDAERTPVLVDWRADVARPFYLATGHTPMGLRRRRHLTTEGRTVTALHDEILDIGDTTRTGHEDPTGDAVLLAALDSARTGRMNDIVQTIQAEQDEIIRAPHRGVLVVEGGPGTGKTAVALHRAAYLLYEHRELLAKRAVLIVGPNPAFLGYIGEVLPALGETGVLLATVGELFPGVKATATDTRAAAAVKGRADMADVLAEVVRDWQALPDPVIAIAHDREILMLDDGLVNMARERTRAARLPHNAAREIFEGHILNTLTDMVAERIGTDPYDGSNLLDPSDITQIRDELAENPEVWAAIDQLWPRLTPQRLVADFLADPVGYVSDDDAAAVRRPVTRAWTVADVPLLDEAAELLGEDDRVARARAERERETQVAYAQGVLDVSYASRTYEFDDKDEEDSEVLSAHDIIDAERFAERHEEDDHRSAAERAAADRTWAFGHIIVDEAQELSPMAWRLLMRRSPTRSMTLVGDPAQTAEAAGVGSWDAILRPYVEDRWEHTRLGVNYRTPAEIMDVAAAVVRAEHPGFEPPSSVRSTGVRPWARATGDLPAAVAEAVAELTPAEGRLAVIAPRDLHRRLAARLDGVTAGAEPDLTRNVVLLDPRQSKGLEFDSVLVVEPARYGTSDLYVALTRATQRLAVLHSRPLPKALAAALEEA
- a CDS encoding maltokinase N-terminal cap-like domain-containing protein, which encodes MAATVTVSGRTDPGLLISLDPLLREWLPRQRWFAGKGRPISGFSLVAATELLPVGTRPGLYHLLVRARQQAGPGDCYQLLIGVRTALPPRLAPALIGHVTQGPLAGRTVFDALYDSRPAEVLLEALRTGARIGGLRCERDPGQEIRSGLVPRRLTGEQSNSSVIYGDTFILKLLRRVVPGVNPDLELPLALAREGCARVPAPTAWMYGDPGEGETEPYVLAVLQPYVQGAADGWELALREMAKGEDFAAEARALGRATAEVHGALARALPTATLGQAQIRPMVHGMTERLDAAAQAVPALRPYAPALRTAFTALADLAAEGHTWTAQRIHGDLHLGQCLRSASGQWSLIDFEGEPARPLAERRMPQPAVRDVAGMLRSFDYAAHSADPASPAWARTCRAAYCSGYAEVAGADPRTDPVLLRAHETDKAVYEVVYEARHRPDWLPVPLSAIHRLAAPDLP